The Candidatus Methylomirabilota bacterium genome contains a region encoding:
- a CDS encoding TRAP transporter substrate-binding protein gives MPITMKFGGYQPPASIHNRAARRFGELLEQKLGDRIAFELIGSVLDLGRPSGDLPVMVERGELAFCYMSTVRFTAWVPELQLLELPFVVRDRRTAWAALDGRLGELYTRRLHAATPWRVLGLWDNGFRHLTNRVRPIHRPQDCRGLRIRTQMSELHGEVFRALGFVPIAVDIKQFVQDIAGDVFDAHDNPLTNIYTFGVHRYHRYITLTGHFFGASFMIANERQYRSWPAEVQSAVDEAALQATALQRQLAASEDRDVLARLGPPGNDVTQLAADEHAAFVAAVQPVLARYRARLDPALFAALEHR, from the coding sequence ATGCCCATCACCATGAAGTTCGGCGGCTACCAGCCGCCGGCGTCCATCCACAATCGGGCGGCCCGCCGATTCGGTGAGCTGCTGGAGCAGAAGCTGGGTGACCGGATCGCCTTCGAGCTGATCGGTAGCGTGCTCGACCTCGGGCGCCCCTCGGGAGACCTGCCCGTCATGGTCGAGCGCGGCGAGCTGGCCTTCTGCTACATGTCGACGGTGCGCTTCACCGCGTGGGTGCCCGAGCTGCAGCTGCTCGAGCTGCCCTTCGTGGTCCGGGACCGCCGCACGGCGTGGGCCGCGCTCGACGGCCGCCTCGGGGAGCTCTACACCCGCCGCCTGCACGCGGCCACGCCCTGGCGCGTGCTGGGTCTCTGGGACAACGGGTTTCGCCATCTCACGAACCGGGTGCGGCCGATCCACCGGCCCCAGGACTGCCGGGGACTCCGGATTCGTACGCAGATGAGCGAGCTGCACGGGGAGGTCTTCCGCGCGCTCGGGTTCGTGCCGATCGCCGTGGACATCAAGCAGTTCGTGCAGGACATCGCCGGCGACGTCTTCGACGCCCACGACAATCCCCTGACGAACATCTACACCTTCGGCGTGCACCGCTACCACCGGTACATCACGCTGACCGGGCACTTCTTCGGGGCGAGCTTCATGATCGCCAACGAGCGCCAGTATCGGAGCTGGCCGGCGGAGGTGCAGTCAGCCGTGGACGAGGCGGCCCTGCAGGCGACCGCGCTTCAGCGGCAGCTCGCCGCCTCCGAGGACCGGGACGTGCTGGCCCGGCTGGGCCCGCCGGGCAACGACGTCACCCAGTTGGCGGCCGACGAGCACGCCGCCTTCGTGGCGGCGGTCCAGCCGGTGCTGGCCCGATACCGCGCCCGCCTCGACCCGGCGCTCTTCGCGGCTCTCGAGCACCGCTGA
- a CDS encoding BamA/TamA family outer membrane protein, whose protein sequence is MAPAGAALVLVLALALVASALDAGAQPVERPRHDPLQGMDPSGRIPKVSLPEDLPNPERWRYLPEGRIKPGNVFERFLVSSFIAPQFFYEQDIGAGGGIALTDIDFRNERRREFLGAFVSYTTEGQQKYRVIWRRWHHHRNLPEGGVLVEERSRIDAFGGYEKSLTRRFFGLGPDTREGDETSYTDEVFDLGVRGDLALPRAGGDWIATLGARGEHHNLAPGRVSGRPTTDEAFPDLFAAGDDVASFTVSAGLRYDTRDSQHQPHAGWQLGLFVDAPLWQSSGDPGAVATAYGNVAFRVPPLLHRGGDEREEHRPTDTLALGLSVQASTGDLPFYERPSLGGPDTLRGYIANRFTDDASWHAVAEYRFWIIPRGFAVTETIRIERVGMALFGEVGTVADSVDELPAAQIHTSYGLGLRFSLERTALFRADVGFSKEDVNVTVGFGLSF, encoded by the coding sequence ATGGCTCCGGCCGGCGCCGCCCTGGTCCTCGTCCTGGCTCTGGCCCTCGTCGCCTCCGCGCTGGACGCCGGGGCCCAGCCGGTCGAGCGGCCCCGCCACGATCCGCTGCAGGGGATGGACCCGAGCGGCCGGATCCCGAAGGTTTCCCTGCCCGAGGACCTGCCCAACCCGGAGCGATGGCGCTATCTCCCGGAGGGGCGGATCAAGCCGGGCAACGTCTTCGAGCGCTTCCTCGTCTCCAGCTTCATCGCCCCACAGTTCTTCTACGAGCAGGACATCGGCGCCGGCGGCGGCATCGCGCTCACCGACATCGACTTCCGGAACGAGCGCCGTCGGGAGTTCCTGGGCGCCTTCGTGTCCTACACGACCGAAGGTCAGCAGAAGTACCGGGTCATCTGGCGCCGCTGGCACCACCACCGGAACCTGCCCGAAGGCGGGGTCCTCGTGGAGGAGCGCAGCCGCATCGACGCCTTCGGCGGATACGAGAAGAGCCTGACCCGACGGTTCTTCGGGCTGGGGCCGGACACCCGGGAGGGCGACGAGACCAGCTACACCGACGAGGTCTTCGACCTCGGCGTGCGCGGCGACCTGGCCCTGCCCCGCGCCGGCGGCGACTGGATCGCCACCCTCGGCGCGCGGGGCGAGCATCACAATCTGGCGCCGGGACGAGTCTCGGGCCGGCCCACGACGGACGAGGCCTTCCCGGACCTCTTCGCCGCCGGCGATGACGTGGCCAGCTTCACGGTGAGCGCCGGGCTGCGCTATGACACCCGCGACAGCCAGCACCAGCCGCACGCCGGATGGCAGCTCGGCCTGTTCGTGGACGCGCCCCTGTGGCAGAGCAGCGGGGACCCGGGAGCCGTGGCCACCGCGTACGGCAACGTGGCCTTCCGCGTGCCGCCCCTCTTGCACCGGGGCGGTGACGAGCGGGAGGAGCACCGGCCCACCGACACGCTGGCCCTGGGGCTGAGCGTGCAGGCCAGCACCGGCGACCTGCCCTTCTACGAGCGGCCGAGCCTCGGCGGCCCCGACACCCTGCGCGGGTACATCGCCAACCGCTTCACCGACGACGCGAGCTGGCACGCCGTGGCCGAATACCGCTTCTGGATCATCCCCCGGGGCTTCGCGGTCACCGAGACCATCCGCATCGAGCGTGTCGGGATGGCGCTGTTCGGGGAGGTGGGCACGGTCGCCGACAGCGTGGACGAGCTGCCCGCCGCCCAGATCCACACCAGCTACGGGCTCGGCCTGCGCTTCAGCCTGGAGCGGACGGCCCTCTTCCGCGCCGACGTGGGCTTCTCCAAAGAGGACGTCAACGTCACCGTGGGCTTCGGCCTGTCGTTCTGA
- a CDS encoding lytic transglycosylase domain-containing protein: protein MWALGPSARHTLLAVLAAPLIIRLLVGAVVVLVVWFAVNWVYQVLRKPSELLFPVSGALVKTPPETWRRYERHFRRHSTAVIRPELLAALAQAEGAGNPVARTYWRWSVSWNPFGVYEPASSAVGMYQITDATFREARRYCIRNHVVVEAGPWHDWRSCWFNSLYTRIVPGHAVELTAALLDRAVANTMRRPGVGAVTLEQKQELAAIIHLCGAGAGEAYARRGFRLTPGQRCGDHDVRAYLARVTSLKRQFARLAAAR, encoded by the coding sequence ATGTGGGCGCTCGGGCCATCGGCCCGGCACACCCTCCTGGCGGTGCTGGCCGCTCCGCTCATCATCCGCCTGCTGGTGGGCGCCGTCGTCGTGCTGGTGGTGTGGTTCGCCGTGAACTGGGTGTACCAGGTCCTGCGCAAGCCGAGCGAGCTGCTGTTCCCGGTGAGCGGGGCGCTGGTGAAGACGCCGCCGGAGACCTGGCGGCGGTACGAGCGGCACTTCCGTCGACACTCCACGGCCGTCATCCGTCCCGAGCTGCTGGCGGCGCTGGCCCAGGCGGAAGGGGCGGGCAACCCGGTGGCCCGGACGTACTGGCGATGGAGCGTCAGCTGGAATCCCTTCGGGGTGTACGAGCCGGCGTCGAGTGCGGTCGGGATGTACCAGATCACCGATGCCACGTTCCGCGAGGCCAGGCGCTACTGCATCCGCAACCACGTGGTGGTGGAGGCGGGGCCCTGGCACGACTGGCGCTCGTGCTGGTTCAACAGCCTCTACACCCGCATCGTGCCGGGCCACGCGGTGGAGCTCACGGCCGCGCTTCTCGATCGAGCCGTGGCCAACACGATGCGGCGTCCGGGCGTGGGCGCGGTCACGCTGGAGCAGAAGCAGGAGCTGGCCGCCATCATTCACCTCTGCGGTGCGGGGGCGGGGGAGGCCTATGCGCGACGGGGCTTCCGGCTGACTCCCGGGCAGCGGTGCGGCGATCACGACGTGAGGGCCTACCTGGCCCGGGTCACCTCGCTCAAGCGCCAGTTCGCCCGGCTGGCGGCCGCCCGGTAG
- a CDS encoding TRAP transporter large permease subunit has protein sequence MNVLFTAVSAGFALYLFRYYWTGAGGPTQLAVALVPVAFIIAALDALRTGGLYPRLGRPANVAITAVYGAAAIAVGVYFTLEFVEIRTVRAGVWSTTDLLVGTVMLLLVMEYGRLRYLPLFVINVLLILYTVYGWLIPGMFGHPGLDWSRVVTAMTVETTTGVFSRLPQLALTLIGSFLLVLSLLRAFGCVDSILKAASRIAARSPHALPQSAVLGSLGVAAISGSGAANAATTGSATIPAMIGAGLARTQAAAIETASSLGGQLMPPVMGISAFLMADFLGVSYFDVVARGYVPALIYFAGVAAAVYLITARLPVRSVSVAVERLTTMDRVNIVAYAAVVAGLIYLMGITRLPAMQAAQQVFAVVGIVLTVIFVALTVRGAPGWRDLGRRARDFVETFTLMTTDLTLLLATLSIMTGVFVITGVPTKLGFVLMQAASIHLTVMLLVAFAFGTLVGTGLPPAPTYIITALVIAPFLIKAGVDPWVVHFYAFFIAVWGELTPPTSVVAAVAAKIANASFMGTMIWAVRICLPLFVLMGAIFTRPELVVDPGIAQLGAFVLVLAGTVGLVFAVQGRFADGRGADLTLRVILAAAALAAIGHRDGMVVTAAVLVIAGFFAYWVLRARGRLAIYRAREADAPAG, from the coding sequence GTGAACGTCCTGTTCACGGCCGTCTCCGCGGGCTTCGCGCTGTACCTCTTCCGCTACTACTGGACCGGCGCCGGCGGCCCCACCCAGCTTGCCGTGGCGCTGGTCCCCGTCGCCTTCATCATCGCCGCGCTCGACGCGCTGCGGACTGGCGGCCTCTACCCGCGTCTGGGGCGGCCGGCCAACGTGGCGATCACCGCCGTCTACGGCGCGGCCGCAATCGCCGTCGGCGTCTACTTCACCCTCGAGTTCGTGGAGATCCGCACGGTGCGGGCCGGCGTCTGGAGCACGACCGACCTGCTCGTGGGGACAGTGATGCTCCTGCTGGTCATGGAGTACGGGCGGCTCCGGTACCTGCCCCTGTTCGTCATCAACGTCCTGCTGATCCTCTACACGGTCTACGGGTGGCTGATCCCCGGGATGTTCGGGCATCCCGGCCTGGACTGGTCCCGCGTGGTGACGGCCATGACCGTGGAGACGACGACGGGCGTCTTCTCGCGCCTGCCCCAGCTGGCCCTGACCCTGATCGGCTCGTTCCTCCTCGTCCTCAGTCTGCTGCGGGCGTTCGGCTGCGTGGACTCCATCCTGAAAGCGGCCTCGCGCATCGCTGCCCGCTCGCCCCACGCGCTGCCCCAGTCGGCCGTGCTGGGTTCCCTGGGGGTGGCCGCCATCAGCGGCAGCGGGGCCGCCAACGCCGCCACCACGGGCTCGGCGACGATTCCCGCGATGATCGGGGCGGGTCTGGCGCGAACCCAGGCGGCGGCCATCGAGACCGCCTCGTCGCTCGGCGGCCAGCTCATGCCGCCGGTCATGGGCATCTCGGCGTTCCTCATGGCCGACTTCCTCGGCGTGAGCTACTTCGACGTGGTGGCGCGAGGGTACGTCCCGGCGCTGATCTATTTCGCCGGGGTGGCCGCCGCCGTGTACCTCATCACCGCGCGTCTGCCTGTGCGGTCCGTCAGCGTCGCCGTGGAGCGATTGACGACCATGGACCGGGTGAACATCGTGGCCTACGCCGCCGTCGTCGCCGGGCTGATCTACCTGATGGGGATCACGCGCCTGCCGGCGATGCAGGCCGCCCAGCAAGTCTTCGCGGTGGTGGGCATCGTCCTCACGGTCATTTTCGTCGCGCTGACGGTCCGCGGCGCGCCGGGGTGGCGGGACCTGGGCCGCCGTGCGCGCGACTTCGTAGAGACCTTCACGCTGATGACGACCGACCTGACGCTGCTGCTGGCGACGCTGTCCATCATGACCGGCGTCTTCGTCATCACCGGCGTCCCCACCAAGTTGGGCTTCGTGCTGATGCAGGCGGCGAGCATCCACCTGACCGTGATGCTGCTCGTGGCCTTCGCCTTCGGCACCCTGGTCGGCACCGGGCTGCCACCCGCGCCGACCTACATCATCACCGCGCTCGTCATCGCCCCCTTTCTGATCAAGGCTGGCGTGGACCCCTGGGTGGTGCACTTCTACGCGTTCTTCATCGCCGTGTGGGGCGAGCTCACGCCGCCCACCTCGGTGGTGGCCGCGGTGGCCGCGAAGATCGCCAACGCGTCGTTCATGGGGACGATGATATGGGCGGTGCGGATCTGCCTGCCCCTGTTCGTCCTGATGGGCGCGATCTTCACGCGACCGGAGCTGGTGGTGGATCCCGGCATCGCGCAGCTCGGCGCGTTCGTGCTCGTCTTGGCCGGTACGGTGGGCCTGGTCTTCGCCGTCCAGGGCCGCTTCGCCGACGGCCGCGGTGCCGACCTGACGCTCCGTGTCATCCTCGCCGCCGCCGCGCTGGCAGCCATCGGCCACCGCGACGGCATGGTCGTGACGGCGGCCGTCCTGGTCATCGCGGGATTCTTCGCGTACTGGGTGCTCCGGGCGCGGGGCCGGCTGGCCATCTACCGGGCGCGTGAGGCGGATGCGCCAGCCGGCTGA
- a CDS encoding amidohydrolase family protein: MNGFRVNDADGHITETTEQLRPYFGPDAPAHWAERRSYYPQDAWDRSLGGRLGSRANDAKTWLGIMDEGGVETAVLYPTAGLGIGWVREPDFAVALCRAYNNFLAHEFLQVSPRLKAVALLPFQDVPAAVAELRRAVGELGMVGAFAPAVGLRLPLGHTQFHPIYAEAERLGTMIACHATVRGPHFFGADGFDRFIEVHTLSHPVAQMIQLTGMIFEGVPEKYPRLRIGFMEAGCSWLPFWMDRMDEEWAKRGEVEAPLCRQRPSAYLKSGQLYFAAEGDERSLPEVVRRFGDDLVFYASDVPHWDHDYPANIQELAGRDDLSLDTRRKILYDNTCRLYAC, from the coding sequence ATGAACGGATTCCGGGTGAACGACGCGGACGGCCACATCACCGAGACGACCGAGCAGCTCCGCCCCTACTTCGGCCCGGACGCCCCCGCGCACTGGGCGGAGCGCCGCTCGTATTACCCGCAGGACGCCTGGGACCGCTCGCTGGGCGGGCGACTGGGGAGCCGGGCCAACGACGCCAAGACCTGGCTCGGCATCATGGACGAGGGCGGCGTGGAGACGGCCGTGCTCTATCCTACGGCCGGCCTCGGCATCGGCTGGGTCCGCGAGCCGGACTTCGCCGTGGCCCTCTGCCGGGCCTACAACAACTTCCTCGCCCACGAGTTCCTCCAGGTAAGCCCGCGCCTGAAGGCGGTGGCCCTGCTGCCCTTCCAGGACGTGCCGGCGGCGGTGGCCGAGCTCCGCCGGGCGGTGGGCGAGCTCGGGATGGTGGGCGCCTTCGCCCCGGCGGTCGGGCTGCGGCTGCCGCTGGGCCACACCCAGTTCCACCCGATCTATGCCGAGGCCGAGCGGTTGGGCACGATGATCGCGTGCCACGCTACCGTACGCGGCCCGCACTTCTTCGGGGCCGACGGGTTCGACCGGTTCATCGAGGTGCACACGCTCTCCCATCCGGTGGCCCAGATGATCCAGCTCACGGGCATGATCTTCGAGGGCGTGCCGGAGAAATACCCGCGACTGCGGATCGGGTTCATGGAGGCGGGGTGCTCCTGGCTTCCCTTCTGGATGGACCGGATGGACGAGGAGTGGGCGAAGCGCGGCGAGGTGGAAGCGCCGCTCTGCCGACAGCGGCCCAGCGCGTATCTGAAGTCCGGCCAGCTCTACTTCGCCGCGGAGGGAGACGAGCGCTCGCTCCCCGAGGTCGTGCGGCGGTTCGGAGACGACCTCGTCTTCTACGCCAGCGACGTCCCCCACTGGGATCACGACTATCCCGCCAACATCCAGGAGCTGGCCGGCCGCGACGACCTGAGCCTCGACACCCGGCGCAAGATCCTCTACGACAACACCTGCCGCCTGTACGCATGCTGA
- a CDS encoding type II toxin-antitoxin system prevent-host-death family antitoxin: protein MRSAGVREARQNLSALLDEVKKGREVVITERGRPVAKLVPPDRPRSGGVRNLAAFRRTMPVLDPPLSATIAQEREDRR, encoded by the coding sequence ATGCGTAGCGCCGGCGTCCGCGAGGCCCGCCAGAATCTGTCAGCACTGCTCGACGAAGTCAAGAAAGGCCGGGAAGTCGTGATCACGGAGCGCGGGCGCCCCGTGGCGAAGCTGGTGCCTCCGGATCGCCCGCGCAGCGGGGGCGTTCGCAATCTGGCGGCGTTCCGCCGGACGATGCCGGTCCTCGATCCCCCGCTCTCCGCCACGATCGCCCAGGAGCGCGAGGATCGCCGTTAG
- a CDS encoding type II toxin-antitoxin system VapC family toxin, which translates to MARAAGAFAIWRRSAGRCRSSIPRSPPRSPRSARIAVRRRPPARLREPAAAYATRLPGPLYCDTSALLKLYLPEPGSDEFNRVVEGRVDVFVSDLAVTEATSALSRRLRQGELTGDVARRVQHAIVGRLDEGGYRRVELTREVHRRAEHFLLSLTETPLRTADALHLALATSAPAASLASFDVRLAAAARAVGLATYPA; encoded by the coding sequence ATCGCCCGCGCAGCGGGGGCGTTCGCAATCTGGCGGCGTTCCGCCGGACGATGCCGGTCCTCGATCCCCCGCTCTCCGCCACGATCGCCCAGGAGCGCGAGGATCGCCGTTAGGAGGCGCCCTCCGGCGCGGCTCCGCGAGCCGGCCGCCGCGTACGCGACCCGGCTGCCCGGTCCCCTCTACTGCGACACGAGCGCGCTGCTCAAGCTCTACTTGCCTGAGCCGGGCAGCGACGAGTTCAATCGGGTCGTGGAAGGACGCGTCGACGTCTTCGTGTCCGATCTGGCCGTGACCGAGGCCACGTCGGCGCTGTCGCGTCGTCTGCGTCAGGGCGAGCTCACGGGGGACGTCGCCCGCCGCGTTCAGCACGCCATCGTCGGACGTCTCGACGAGGGCGGATACCGGCGGGTCGAGCTGACCCGTGAGGTTCATCGTCGGGCCGAGCACTTCCTCCTCAGCCTGACCGAGACTCCGCTACGGACGGCCGACGCGCTGCATCTGGCGCTGGCGACGTCGGCGCCCGCGGCCTCGTTGGCGTCGTTCGACGTGCGGTTGGCCGCCGCGGCCCGAGCCGTTGGCCTCGCGACTTACCCGGCCTGA
- a CDS encoding amidohydrolase family protein — MKTIDIHAHLVPRSLWQAADAGRPWYGFRHEPGEGAGTVVGDGKRTRFTSPKVRFTPEERIRDMDGQGVDVQVISIHTPFFGYHLDPAQGRALAHDVNDEIAGMVRQWPQRFAGLATLPVQDVKAAIEELERAVTVLGLKGAELDTVVNGENWDEPKFLPLFKAAEAMGAVLFFHPQPQHNFMMQRTTRYGLFNSLGVIVEDAIVVAILISSGILDACPDLKACIAHGGGPACFAMGRLDRGWQGRAGAPDRIPQPPSAYQRRLYYDSVTGSEEALRFLLDQVGADRVVLGSDWPFVPWHPSPVTWVQGLKTLTPGEKERILWRNLEALLKL, encoded by the coding sequence GTGAAAACGATCGATATCCACGCGCATCTCGTGCCGCGGTCCCTGTGGCAGGCCGCTGACGCCGGCCGGCCGTGGTACGGCTTTCGTCACGAGCCCGGCGAAGGCGCCGGCACCGTCGTGGGCGACGGCAAGCGGACCCGGTTCACGTCCCCCAAGGTCCGGTTCACACCCGAAGAGCGCATCCGTGATATGGACGGGCAAGGCGTGGACGTACAGGTCATCTCCATTCACACTCCGTTCTTCGGCTACCACCTCGATCCGGCTCAGGGCCGCGCCCTGGCCCACGACGTCAACGACGAGATCGCGGGCATGGTCCGGCAGTGGCCTCAGCGCTTCGCCGGCCTGGCCACGCTGCCCGTGCAGGACGTCAAAGCGGCGATCGAGGAGCTGGAGCGCGCGGTCACCGTCCTCGGTCTCAAGGGAGCCGAGCTCGACACCGTGGTCAACGGCGAGAACTGGGATGAGCCGAAGTTCCTGCCCCTGTTCAAGGCCGCCGAGGCCATGGGGGCCGTGCTCTTCTTCCACCCGCAGCCCCAGCACAACTTCATGATGCAGCGGACGACGCGCTACGGCCTGTTCAACAGCCTGGGCGTCATCGTGGAGGACGCCATCGTCGTGGCCATCCTGATCTCCAGCGGGATCCTCGACGCCTGTCCCGACCTCAAGGCGTGCATCGCCCACGGCGGGGGGCCGGCCTGCTTCGCGATGGGGCGACTCGACCGGGGCTGGCAGGGCCGGGCCGGCGCGCCGGACCGCATCCCGCAGCCGCCCAGCGCGTACCAGCGTCGCCTCTACTACGACAGCGTCACGGGGAGCGAGGAGGCCCTGCGCTTTCTGCTCGATCAGGTGGGCGCCGACCGCGTGGTGCTCGGCAGCGACTGGCCCTTCGTGCCCTGGCATCCCTCGCCCGTCACCTGGGTGCAGGGCCTCAAGACGCTTACGCCGGGTGAAAAGGAACGGATTCTGTGGCGGAACCTGGAAGCGCTGCTGAAGCTCTGA
- a CDS encoding TAXI family TRAP transporter solute-binding subunit → MKSVMRLSLIAVLLLALPAGGRAQTLDLKWGTSAAGSAGHRSMVNLASMLSRELPELRISMLPTPGAIITVKGYATGQFDGYYGSDVAFYELANDTARFKGFKAQAKRTPVQSLWIYTTEVGAAVHARDRDKYKSWRDLSGQRVFTGPLPWDVRAVLERAFQVLGVKHEYFEVDLQSVGSLLDRGNIKGFIVYTNALSSTAPWITETSISTDWAMLNPSPEERETLKKAGMQTIEVPAAAYKRDVHTKTVYHIPFYYGFHLGKEIPADVVYKVIKAVEKNVAELAKIDPAYAQVRADMVGMQRRGIESSIDLVEVHPGLARWMKEKGAWDAKWDARIAK, encoded by the coding sequence ATGAAGAGCGTTATGCGGCTTTCCCTGATCGCGGTCCTGCTGCTCGCGTTGCCCGCGGGCGGCCGGGCCCAGACCCTCGATCTGAAATGGGGCACCTCGGCGGCCGGCTCGGCGGGGCACCGCTCGATGGTCAACCTGGCGTCGATGCTCAGCCGTGAGCTGCCGGAGCTCCGGATCAGCATGTTGCCGACGCCGGGCGCCATCATCACCGTCAAGGGCTACGCGACCGGGCAGTTCGACGGCTACTACGGCTCCGACGTGGCGTTCTACGAGCTCGCCAACGACACCGCCCGCTTCAAGGGCTTCAAGGCCCAGGCCAAGCGGACCCCAGTGCAGTCGCTCTGGATCTACACCACCGAGGTGGGCGCCGCCGTCCATGCCCGGGACCGTGACAAGTACAAGTCCTGGCGCGATCTGTCGGGGCAACGTGTCTTCACGGGGCCGCTGCCCTGGGACGTGCGCGCCGTGCTCGAGCGCGCCTTTCAGGTGCTCGGCGTGAAGCACGAGTACTTCGAGGTCGACCTCCAGTCGGTAGGCTCGCTCCTCGACCGGGGCAACATCAAGGGCTTCATCGTGTACACGAATGCCCTGTCCTCCACGGCGCCGTGGATCACGGAGACCTCGATCAGCACGGATTGGGCCATGCTCAACCCCAGCCCCGAGGAGCGTGAGACCCTCAAGAAGGCGGGCATGCAGACTATCGAGGTGCCGGCGGCCGCCTACAAGCGCGATGTGCACACCAAGACCGTCTACCACATTCCCTTCTACTACGGCTTCCACCTGGGCAAGGAGATCCCCGCGGACGTGGTCTACAAGGTCATCAAGGCCGTGGAGAAGAACGTCGCCGAGCTGGCGAAGATCGATCCAGCGTATGCGCAGGTGCGTGCGGACATGGTCGGCATGCAACGGCGCGGCATCGAGTCCTCCATCGACCTCGTAGAGGTGCACCCGGGGCTGGCGCGCTGGATGAAGGAGAAAGGCGCCTGGGACGCCAAGTGGGACGCGCGGATAGCGAAGTGA
- a CDS encoding thiamine pyrophosphate-binding protein: MLSPSTIPDEIDVPHALVRVLEEAGVRFVFGMPGGDTGRIFDALYDSTSIRTILVRHEQVGSIMAEMHGRLTGTPGVVMGQGIFLAANALFGALEAVKGASPMLLLGDFTDMAPFMHHAPYQAGTGEYGSHDLRNLLASATKYTAAVSEPKQAVQTLQLAIKHATTGTPGPVAVVFGSRSLTGTVKTGRPPRLHATARHLAHGTVRPAPADLARVAEVLLASSSPVIVAGNGVHASRAWAELRALAELLTVPVATTATGKSAIAEDHPLALGVFGNWGQVVANEVVSAADTVLVVGSRLSPTDTCFENPELLDADRQTLLQIDVEPLNVARHFPVAAAIVADARDALAALITELGPRLRPAVQDAGHRRRQQLAELKALHRYFAEPAQAADDVPLRPERVISELARRLGERALVTMDAGANRLYMTHYFQCRGAGTVYQPSSIGGMGYALPAAMAAKLTFPERDCVAVCGDGGFAMTMSALLTAAQHRIPVVTVVLNNGVLGWVKDGQRRRGDRFIASELGRNDHARMAQAMGCVGIRVETVKDLLGELERIKGATEPVVLDVVTTEDAPFWQVQSPLAKEGPGGE, translated from the coding sequence ATGCTGAGCCCCTCGACGATCCCCGACGAGATCGACGTTCCCCACGCCCTCGTGCGTGTGCTCGAAGAAGCGGGCGTGCGATTCGTGTTCGGCATGCCGGGCGGCGACACCGGACGCATCTTCGACGCCCTCTACGACTCGACGTCGATCCGCACCATCCTCGTCCGTCACGAGCAGGTCGGCTCGATCATGGCCGAGATGCACGGCCGGCTGACGGGCACACCGGGCGTGGTCATGGGCCAGGGCATCTTCCTGGCCGCCAACGCGCTGTTCGGCGCGCTGGAGGCCGTGAAGGGCGCCTCGCCGATGCTGCTCCTCGGCGACTTCACCGACATGGCGCCCTTCATGCACCACGCGCCGTACCAGGCGGGGACCGGCGAATACGGCAGCCACGATCTGCGCAACCTCCTGGCCAGCGCCACCAAGTACACCGCCGCGGTGTCGGAGCCCAAGCAGGCGGTGCAGACCCTGCAGCTGGCGATCAAGCACGCCACCACCGGGACCCCCGGACCGGTGGCGGTCGTCTTCGGCAGCCGGTCCCTCACGGGCACCGTGAAGACCGGGCGACCGCCGCGTCTGCACGCCACCGCCCGCCATCTGGCCCACGGCACGGTCCGCCCGGCCCCGGCCGATCTGGCCCGCGTGGCCGAGGTCCTGCTGGCGTCGTCGAGTCCCGTCATCGTCGCCGGCAACGGCGTGCACGCCTCGCGCGCCTGGGCCGAGCTCCGAGCGCTTGCCGAGCTGCTCACCGTCCCGGTCGCCACCACGGCGACCGGCAAGAGCGCGATCGCCGAGGACCATCCGCTGGCCCTGGGCGTCTTCGGGAACTGGGGTCAGGTGGTCGCCAACGAGGTGGTCTCGGCGGCCGACACCGTGCTGGTCGTCGGCTCGCGGCTCTCCCCCACCGACACCTGCTTCGAGAACCCCGAGCTGCTGGACGCCGACCGCCAGACCCTGCTCCAGATCGACGTGGAGCCGCTCAACGTGGCCCGGCACTTCCCGGTGGCGGCGGCGATCGTCGCCGACGCCCGGGACGCGCTGGCTGCCCTGATCACCGAGCTCGGGCCGCGGCTCAGGCCGGCGGTGCAGGACGCCGGCCACCGGCGGCGCCAACAGCTGGCCGAGCTGAAGGCGTTGCACCGCTACTTCGCCGAGCCTGCGCAGGCCGCCGACGACGTTCCCCTCCGGCCCGAGCGGGTGATCAGCGAGCTGGCGCGCCGGCTCGGTGAGCGCGCGCTGGTCACCATGGACGCCGGGGCCAATCGCCTCTACATGACCCACTACTTCCAGTGCCGGGGGGCCGGCACCGTCTATCAGCCCTCGTCCATCGGCGGCATGGGCTACGCGCTGCCCGCGGCGATGGCGGCCAAGCTTACCTTTCCGGAGCGGGACTGCGTGGCCGTCTGCGGCGATGGCGGGTTCGCCATGACGATGAGCGCGCTGCTGACGGCGGCGCAGCACCGGATCCCCGTCGTCACCGTCGTGCTCAACAACGGGGTGCTCGGTTGGGTGAAGGACGGGCAGCGGCGCCGGGGCGATCGCTTCATCGCCTCGGAGCTCGGCCGGAACGACCACGCCCGGATGGCGCAAGCCATGGGCTGCGTCGGCATCCGCGTCGAGACGGTCAAAGACCTCCTCGGCGAGCTCGAGCGCATCAAGGGGGCGACGGAGCCGGTGGTCCTGGACGTCGTCACCACCGAAGACGCGCCCTTCTGGCAGGTCCAGTCGCCGCTCGCCAAGGAGGGGCCGGGCGGGGAGTGA